A single genomic interval of Nocardia bhagyanarayanae harbors:
- a CDS encoding SDR family NAD(P)-dependent oxidoreductase, producing the protein MSTRFAEQVAVITGASSGIGKAVALRLAAEGAAVVLGARGKDAGERVAEEIRGAGGRALFVPTDVTVEADVARLTEVAVSEYGRLDMAFNNAGAVQAFGPVAEIDEAGWRADLELNLTAVFYGLRHQVPALVASGGGAILNNASNLGVVGMGSVAPYVAAKHGVVGLTKAVALESAEQGVRVNALVSGAVDTPAFRNSMGATPEGEAAIAALHPLGRIAAPDEIASFCAYLLSSEASFVTGAALAIDGGFTAR; encoded by the coding sequence ATGTCGACACGGTTCGCGGAGCAGGTCGCGGTGATCACGGGCGCGAGCTCGGGCATCGGTAAGGCGGTGGCGCTGCGTCTGGCCGCCGAGGGCGCCGCGGTGGTTCTCGGGGCGCGCGGCAAGGACGCTGGTGAACGAGTCGCCGAGGAGATCCGCGGGGCGGGCGGCCGAGCGCTGTTCGTCCCGACCGACGTCACGGTGGAGGCCGACGTCGCCAGGCTGACCGAAGTCGCCGTCAGCGAATACGGCCGTCTGGACATGGCATTCAACAACGCGGGGGCGGTGCAGGCGTTCGGTCCGGTGGCCGAGATCGACGAGGCGGGCTGGCGCGCGGATCTGGAACTCAATCTCACGGCCGTGTTCTACGGCCTGCGCCATCAGGTCCCGGCGCTCGTCGCCTCGGGTGGCGGCGCGATCCTGAACAACGCGTCGAACCTGGGTGTAGTCGGCATGGGTTCGGTGGCGCCCTACGTGGCCGCCAAGCACGGCGTCGTCGGGCTGACCAAGGCCGTCGCGCTGGAGTCCGCCGAACAGGGCGTCCGGGTGAACGCGCTGGTGTCCGGCGCGGTGGACACCCCGGCGTTTCGGAATTCGATGGGCGCCACGCCCGAAGGGGAGGCGGCCATCGCGGCGCTGCACCCGCTCGGTCGGATCGCCGCGCCGGACGAGATCGCCTCGTTCTGCGCCTATCTGCTCAGCAGCGAGGCGAGCTTCGTCACCGGCGCGGCCCTCGCGATCGACGGCGGGTTCACCGCGCGCTGA